Proteins from a genomic interval of Aquabacterium sp. J223:
- a CDS encoding cytochrome c, producing the protein MRGAGTAAALTLTLAALVGQPAAAQANARLATGRQLFNGGVQPSCALCHTLKEAGAEGQVGPSLDELRPDAGRVATALRNGLGSMPSFRALLSDAQIEALSLYVARASGGAK; encoded by the coding sequence ATGAGGGGCGCCGGGACCGCAGCAGCCCTGACGCTGACCCTCGCCGCGCTGGTCGGCCAGCCGGCCGCCGCGCAGGCCAACGCCCGGCTGGCCACGGGCCGCCAGCTCTTCAACGGCGGCGTGCAGCCGTCGTGCGCGCTGTGCCACACGCTGAAGGAGGCCGGCGCCGAGGGCCAGGTCGGTCCGTCGCTCGACGAACTGCGGCCCGATGCCGGCCGCGTGGCCACCGCGCTGCGCAACGGGCTGGGCAGCATGCCGTCCTTCCGGGCGCTGCTCAGCGACGCCCAGATCGAGGCGCTGTCGTTGTACGTGGCACGGGCGAGCGGCGGCGCGAAGTAG
- a CDS encoding OmpA family protein encodes MADDELDAGPAPTLPVWAAFGDLMAGLVGAFVLILVSVMVLQLDLTDRLQAEVRQREAEVQRRQALEQALAGPLAAGRVTLVDGRIGIRGSVLFPFNSAELQPEGRQLLKSLAGPLAAYLKGRDEVLMVSGFTDDRQVRAAAGAGRGTGPRFADNWELSAQRALTVTRALVDEGLPPSSVFAAAFGAEQPVASNADADGRARNRRVEMAPTPRRVAGAQGRPGGG; translated from the coding sequence ATGGCGGACGACGAGCTCGACGCGGGGCCGGCGCCGACGCTGCCGGTGTGGGCCGCCTTCGGCGACCTGATGGCCGGGCTGGTCGGCGCCTTCGTGCTGATCCTGGTCTCGGTGATGGTGCTGCAGCTCGACCTCACCGACCGGCTGCAGGCCGAGGTGCGCCAGCGCGAGGCCGAGGTGCAGCGCCGGCAGGCGCTGGAGCAGGCGCTGGCGGGCCCGCTGGCCGCCGGCCGGGTGACGCTGGTCGACGGCCGCATCGGCATCCGCGGCAGCGTGCTCTTCCCCTTCAATTCGGCCGAGCTGCAGCCCGAGGGCCGGCAGCTGCTGAAGAGCCTGGCCGGCCCGCTGGCCGCCTACCTGAAGGGGCGTGACGAGGTGCTGATGGTCAGCGGCTTCACCGACGACCGGCAGGTCCGTGCCGCGGCCGGCGCCGGGCGCGGCACGGGGCCGCGCTTCGCCGACAACTGGGAGCTCTCGGCCCAGCGCGCGCTCACCGTCACCCGGGCGCTGGTCGACGAGGGGCTGCCGCCGTCGTCGGTGTTCGCCGCGGCCTTCGGCGCGGAGCAGCCGGTGGCGTCCAACGCCGACGCCGACGGCCGGGCGCGCAACCGGCGCGTCGAGATGGCGCCCACCCCGCGCCGCGTCGCCGGCGCACAGGGACGTCCCGGTGGCGGATGA
- a CDS encoding glutamine synthetase family protein: MTAFVDRHGLWSDDQARQAQAVLQVIESGELDVVRFAWPDQHGLLRGKTLVADEARSALRNGVRLTSTLLGKDTSHKTVFPVFTRGGGFGLGALQGGADFTIVPDPSTFRRLPWAPRTGWLLCDAYLADGQVCPFATRPILQHALTALAGLGFDFVAGLEVEFHVFKLDDPKLGLADAGQPGEPPRVSLLSQGFQYLTELRYDRVDSVMELLRSQLLALGLPLRTLEVEFGPSQFELTFGPTVGTEPADTMVLLRSAIKQVCQRAGLHATFMCRPRMPQVMSSGWHLHQSLRRRGDGRNAFMPQDAGRPLSETGLHYLAGLKQHARGAAVLACPTINGYRRYRPMSLAPDRAAWAHDNRGAMLRVIGGADDPGSRIENRVGEPAANPYLYLASQVLSGLDGLQRRLDPGPSADAPYETPAEPLPRSLPEALDCLREDAWLCERLGPGFVDYYCRLKQAETDRFNLEVSEWEQREYFDLF, translated from the coding sequence ATGACCGCCTTCGTCGACCGCCACGGCCTGTGGTCCGACGACCAGGCCCGGCAGGCGCAGGCGGTGCTGCAGGTGATCGAGTCGGGCGAGCTGGACGTGGTGCGCTTCGCCTGGCCGGACCAGCACGGCCTGCTGCGCGGCAAGACGCTGGTCGCCGACGAGGCCCGCAGCGCGCTGCGCAACGGCGTGCGGTTGACCTCCACCCTGCTGGGCAAGGACACCTCGCACAAGACGGTGTTCCCGGTCTTCACCCGCGGCGGCGGCTTCGGCCTCGGCGCGCTGCAGGGCGGCGCGGACTTCACCATCGTGCCGGACCCGTCGACCTTCCGCCGCCTGCCCTGGGCGCCGCGCACCGGCTGGCTGCTGTGCGACGCCTACCTGGCGGACGGCCAGGTGTGCCCCTTCGCGACGCGGCCCATCCTGCAACACGCGCTGACCGCACTGGCCGGACTGGGCTTCGACTTCGTCGCCGGGCTGGAGGTCGAGTTCCACGTCTTCAAGCTGGACGACCCGAAGCTCGGCCTGGCGGATGCCGGCCAGCCGGGCGAACCGCCCCGGGTGAGCCTGCTGTCGCAGGGCTTCCAGTACCTGACGGAGCTGCGCTACGACCGGGTCGACTCGGTGATGGAGCTGCTGCGGTCGCAGCTCCTGGCGCTGGGGCTGCCGCTGCGAACGCTGGAGGTGGAGTTTGGCCCCAGCCAGTTCGAGCTGACCTTCGGGCCGACCGTGGGCACGGAGCCGGCCGACACCATGGTGCTGCTGCGAAGCGCCATCAAGCAGGTGTGCCAGCGCGCCGGCCTGCATGCCACCTTCATGTGCCGTCCGCGCATGCCGCAGGTCATGTCCAGCGGCTGGCACCTGCACCAGTCGTTGCGCCGCCGCGGCGACGGACGCAACGCCTTCATGCCGCAGGACGCCGGCCGGCCGTTGAGCGAGACCGGCCTGCATTACCTCGCCGGCCTCAAGCAGCATGCGCGGGGCGCCGCGGTCCTGGCGTGTCCCACCATCAACGGCTACCGGCGCTACCGGCCGATGTCGCTGGCACCCGACCGGGCGGCCTGGGCGCACGACAACCGCGGCGCGATGCTGCGGGTGATCGGCGGGGCGGACGACCCCGGCAGCCGCATCGAGAACCGCGTCGGCGAGCCGGCGGCCAACCCCTACCTCTACCTCGCGTCGCAGGTGCTGTCGGGCCTCGACGGCCTGCAGCGTCGGCTCGACCCCGGTCCGTCGGCCGACGCGCCGTACGAGACGCCGGCGGAGCCGCTGCCGCGTTCGCTGCCCGAGGCGCTGGACTGCCTGCGCGAGGACGCGTGGCTGTGCGAGCGACTGGGCCCCGGCTTCGTCGACTACTACTGCCGGCTGAAACAGGCCGAGACCGATCGCTTCAACCTCGAAGTGAGCGAGTGGGAGCAGCGGGAGTACTTCGACCTGTTCTGA
- a CDS encoding alpha/beta hydrolase — protein MTTDTSLLEALEAQTGDAPVACIVVLHGLGADGHDFVPIARELDLSAIGPVRYVFPHAPVMPVTINGGQPMRAWYDIVHSDLARREDEAGLRRSVAQVQALLDREAARGIPPARTVLMGFSQGCAMTLLAGLRAPQRLAGLAGLSGYLPLAATTEAERPATNRDVPVFLAHGLQDPVVPHARGAAARDALQALGHPVEWHEYPMGHSVCAEEVEDLNRWLLKVLQA, from the coding sequence ATGACGACCGACACCTCCCTTCTCGAGGCGCTGGAGGCCCAGACCGGTGACGCGCCGGTGGCCTGCATCGTGGTGCTGCACGGCCTGGGCGCCGACGGCCACGACTTCGTGCCCATCGCCCGCGAGCTCGACCTGTCCGCCATCGGCCCGGTGCGCTACGTCTTCCCGCACGCGCCGGTGATGCCGGTGACGATCAACGGCGGGCAGCCGATGCGCGCCTGGTACGACATCGTGCACAGCGACCTCGCCCGCCGCGAGGACGAGGCCGGCCTGCGCCGCTCGGTGGCGCAGGTGCAGGCGCTGCTCGACCGCGAGGCGGCCCGCGGCATCCCGCCGGCGCGCACGGTGCTGATGGGCTTCTCGCAGGGCTGCGCGATGACGCTGCTCGCCGGCCTGCGCGCGCCGCAGCGGCTGGCCGGCCTGGCCGGCCTGTCCGGCTACCTGCCGCTGGCGGCGACCACCGAAGCCGAGCGCCCCGCGACGAACCGGGACGTGCCGGTGTTCCTCGCCCACGGCCTGCAGGACCCGGTGGTGCCTCATGCCCGCGGCGCCGCCGCCCGCGACGCGCTGCAGGCACTGGGCCACCCGGTGGAATGGCATGAGTACCCCATGGGCCACAGCGTGTGCGCCGAGGAGGTCGAGGACCTGAACCGGTGGCTGCTGAAGGTGCTGCAGGCCTGA
- a CDS encoding DUF2894 domain-containing protein, protein MADDPIPGGRSQRRLRQDVALAMARRAEALGGAALAAVQARQARWCAAPDPVPSGAGDGAPAAGARPPSPPSPLAALVQRLADAGMADRAPAPTVGAPPAELKALGHFRRQWARLDAERRLLQSAAALPAQAGPLHSHRLVHRALARLRELSPAYVERFMAHADALLWLEQAVGDGSAAGPDVVLDRPADPATSRRRSPVPRTTTAPRSGRR, encoded by the coding sequence GTGGCGGATGACCCGATCCCCGGCGGCCGGTCGCAGCGCCGGCTGCGGCAGGACGTGGCGCTGGCCATGGCCCGCCGGGCGGAGGCGCTCGGGGGCGCGGCGTTGGCCGCGGTGCAGGCGCGGCAGGCACGGTGGTGCGCCGCGCCGGACCCGGTGCCCAGCGGGGCCGGCGACGGGGCGCCGGCGGCCGGCGCGCGGCCGCCGTCCCCGCCGTCCCCGCTGGCCGCGCTGGTGCAGCGGCTCGCCGACGCCGGCATGGCGGACCGGGCTCCGGCGCCGACCGTCGGTGCGCCGCCGGCCGAGTTGAAGGCGCTGGGCCACTTCCGACGGCAATGGGCGCGGCTCGACGCGGAGCGTCGGCTGCTGCAGTCCGCCGCGGCGCTGCCGGCGCAGGCCGGCCCGCTGCATTCGCACCGCCTGGTGCACCGGGCGCTGGCCCGGCTGCGCGAGCTGTCGCCGGCCTACGTCGAGCGCTTCATGGCCCACGCCGACGCGCTGCTGTGGCTGGAGCAGGCCGTGGGCGACGGGTCGGCCGCCGGTCCCGACGTGGTGCTGGACAGGCCGGCGGACCCGGCTACTTCGCGCCGCCGCTCGCCCGTGCCACGTACAACGACAGCGCCTCGATCTGGGCGTCGCTGA
- a CDS encoding YdiU family protein has product MAVQTLTPFRFDNSYARALQPGFYAPARPATVPAPRLLFLNRELADELGVDAEALGGEAGAAVFAGNALPEGAEPIAQAYAGHQFGGFSPQLGDGRALLLGEVIDTHGRRRDIALKGSGRTAFSRGGDGKAAVGPMLREVLIGEAMHALGIPTTRALAVAATGEPVRREALLPGAVLTRVAASHLRVGTFQFFAARGQIDQLRQLADYAIARHDPDLVGTPDRFLGLLRRVAQRQAALVAQWLNVGFIHGVMNTDNMTVSGETIDYGPCAFIEAYDPEAVFSSIDHGGRYAYGNQPLIARWNIARLAEALLPLIAASEDEADVARAVEQATEVIDAFPAWHAAALLRGQRAKLGLPVDARPDEDEADAALVADWLALLQAQKVDFTLAWRRLADAAEGQDVWLQPLFADPAALDAWLARWHARTGAHGGTGADRAARMRQVNPAVIPRNHQVEAALAAATDDDLAPFERLLAALKRPFDGTADQADYMAPAPADVTAGYQTFCGT; this is encoded by the coding sequence ATGGCCGTCCAGACCCTGACCCCGTTCCGCTTCGACAACAGCTACGCCCGCGCGCTGCAGCCCGGCTTCTACGCCCCCGCCCGGCCGGCCACGGTGCCGGCGCCGCGGCTGCTGTTCCTCAACCGCGAGCTCGCCGACGAGCTGGGCGTGGACGCCGAGGCGCTGGGCGGCGAGGCCGGCGCCGCCGTCTTCGCCGGCAACGCGCTGCCCGAAGGGGCCGAGCCCATCGCGCAGGCCTACGCCGGCCACCAGTTCGGCGGCTTCTCGCCGCAGCTGGGCGACGGCCGCGCGCTGCTGCTGGGCGAGGTGATCGACACCCACGGCCGGCGCCGCGACATCGCGCTGAAGGGCTCCGGCCGCACCGCGTTCTCGCGCGGCGGCGACGGCAAGGCGGCCGTCGGCCCGATGCTGCGCGAGGTGCTGATCGGCGAGGCCATGCACGCGCTCGGCATCCCCACCACCCGCGCGCTGGCGGTGGCCGCCACCGGCGAGCCGGTGCGCCGGGAGGCGCTGCTGCCCGGCGCGGTGCTCACCCGCGTGGCCGCCAGCCACCTGCGGGTGGGCACCTTCCAGTTCTTCGCTGCCCGCGGGCAGATCGACCAGCTGCGGCAGCTGGCCGACTACGCGATCGCCCGCCACGACCCCGACCTGGTCGGCACGCCGGACCGGTTCCTCGGGCTGCTGCGGCGGGTGGCGCAGCGGCAGGCGGCGCTGGTCGCGCAATGGCTCAACGTCGGCTTCATCCACGGCGTGATGAACACCGACAACATGACGGTCTCCGGCGAGACCATCGACTACGGCCCCTGCGCCTTCATCGAGGCCTACGACCCCGAGGCGGTGTTCAGCTCCATCGACCACGGCGGCCGCTACGCCTACGGCAACCAGCCGCTGATCGCGCGCTGGAACATCGCCCGCCTGGCCGAGGCGCTGCTGCCGCTGATCGCGGCCAGCGAGGACGAGGCCGACGTCGCCCGCGCCGTCGAGCAGGCCACCGAGGTGATCGACGCCTTTCCCGCCTGGCATGCGGCGGCGCTGCTGCGCGGCCAGCGGGCCAAGCTGGGGCTGCCGGTGGACGCCCGTCCCGACGAGGACGAAGCCGACGCCGCCCTCGTGGCCGACTGGCTGGCACTGCTGCAGGCGCAAAAGGTGGACTTCACGCTGGCCTGGCGGCGCCTGGCCGATGCCGCCGAAGGTCAGGACGTCTGGCTGCAGCCGCTGTTCGCCGACCCGGCGGCGCTCGACGCGTGGCTGGCGCGCTGGCATGCCCGCACCGGTGCTCATGGCGGCACCGGCGCCGACCGCGCCGCCCGCATGCGCCAGGTGAACCCCGCCGTCATCCCGCGCAACCACCAGGTCGAGGCCGCGCTGGCGGCCGCCACCGACGACGACCTCGCGCCCTTCGAGCGCCTGCTGGCCGCGCTGAAGCGGCCCTTCGACGGCACGGCGGACCAGGCCGACTACATGGCGCCCGCGCCAGCCGACGTGACGGCGGGCTACCAGACCTTCTGCGGCACCTGA
- a CDS encoding YbfB/YjiJ family MFS transporter, producing MATPRPDNPAALALGGLVALGVAMGIGRFAFTPLLPMMLAERSVDLPGASLLASANYLGYLVGALACTFQPWVWRRFGWTAAVNGPALVRAGLVATVLLTLGMALHWPAAWPWLRFAAGVASAVVFVYTSGFCLEQLARRGVPAMGALIYVGPGAGIVLSGLAAMALVQWQAPAAWGWSTFGVLAALLTAAVWRVFDARRGVPASATAVAGAAGQAATPAPAGGGEMALLTVAYGLAGIGYIITATFLPVIARQALPPSHWLDLFWPLFGTGVMLGALAASRLRAGGDLRLRLAACYVLQGAGVAASLVSPTLAGFALGSLLLGLPFTAITFFAMQEVRRVRPLQATPFMGLLTAAYGLGQIVGPPLAAGLVSRSASAAGGFATSLWIACALLLLGAALYAMTARRHPMRR from the coding sequence ATGGCGACTCCCCGACCCGACAACCCGGCCGCCCTGGCCCTCGGCGGCCTCGTCGCCCTCGGCGTGGCGATGGGCATCGGCCGCTTCGCCTTCACGCCGCTGCTGCCGATGATGCTGGCCGAGCGCTCGGTGGACCTGCCCGGCGCCAGCCTGCTGGCGAGCGCCAACTACCTGGGCTACCTGGTGGGGGCGCTGGCCTGCACCTTCCAGCCGTGGGTCTGGCGCCGGTTCGGCTGGACCGCCGCCGTCAACGGGCCGGCGCTGGTGCGGGCGGGGCTGGTGGCCACCGTGCTGCTGACGCTGGGCATGGCGCTGCACTGGCCGGCCGCGTGGCCATGGCTGCGCTTCGCCGCCGGCGTCGCCAGCGCGGTGGTGTTCGTCTACACGTCGGGCTTCTGCCTGGAGCAGCTCGCCCGCCGCGGCGTGCCGGCGATGGGCGCGTTGATCTACGTCGGGCCGGGTGCCGGCATCGTGCTCAGCGGGCTGGCCGCGATGGCGCTGGTGCAGTGGCAGGCGCCGGCGGCCTGGGGCTGGTCGACCTTCGGGGTACTGGCCGCGCTGTTGACCGCCGCGGTGTGGCGGGTCTTCGATGCGCGGCGCGGCGTGCCGGCCTCCGCCACGGCCGTGGCCGGTGCGGCGGGCCAGGCGGCCACGCCGGCGCCCGCCGGCGGCGGCGAGATGGCGCTGCTCACCGTCGCCTACGGCCTGGCCGGTATCGGCTACATCATCACCGCCACCTTCCTGCCGGTGATCGCGCGGCAGGCGCTGCCGCCCTCGCACTGGCTGGACCTGTTCTGGCCGCTGTTCGGCACCGGCGTGATGCTGGGCGCGCTGGCCGCGTCGCGCCTGCGGGCGGGCGGCGATCTGCGGCTGCGCCTGGCCGCCTGCTACGTGCTGCAGGGCGCGGGCGTGGCGGCCAGCCTGGTCAGTCCGACGCTGGCCGGTTTCGCGCTGGGCAGCCTGCTGCTGGGCCTGCCGTTCACCGCCATCACCTTCTTCGCCATGCAGGAGGTGCGCCGGGTGCGGCCGCTGCAGGCCACGCCGTTCATGGGCCTGCTCACCGCGGCCTATGGCCTGGGCCAGATCGTCGGGCCGCCGCTGGCGGCGGGGCTGGTGTCGCGCAGCGCCAGCGCGGCCGGGGGCTTCGCCACCTCGTTGTGGATCGCGTGCGCGCTGTTGCTGCTGGGCGCCGCGCTCTATGCGATGACGGCGCGCCGCCACCCGATGCGGCGATGA
- a CDS encoding DUF3253 domain-containing protein, translating to MTLPHREPDARAVEAAILDLLSRRADDATVCPSEVARALAPDGQGWQPLMPLVRQVAQRLVQDGRLQVTRRGVPVDDATGRGGPVRLGRPRPPQED from the coding sequence ATGACGCTGCCGCACCGCGAGCCCGACGCGCGCGCGGTCGAGGCCGCGATCCTCGACCTGCTGTCGCGGCGCGCCGACGACGCCACGGTCTGCCCCTCGGAGGTGGCGCGAGCGCTGGCGCCGGACGGCCAGGGCTGGCAACCGCTGATGCCGCTCGTGCGCCAGGTCGCGCAGCGGCTGGTGCAGGACGGCAGGCTGCAGGTCACCCGCCGCGGCGTGCCGGTGGACGACGCCACCGGCCGCGGCGGGCCGGTCCGGCTGGGCCGGCCGCGCCCGCCTCAGGAAGACTGA
- a CDS encoding DUF3348 domain-containing protein, with the protein MVSGVPLQTRFTGPPFVRLITRLGGPSEVPAADAGVVERLGRWLHWTDAVALSAALDEAPAPSAAGASATTAEAERADADLRRLRQRLKADIEAAVADDEGQPADDLALRHRSLQQAMAGAIEPVRERLRRRLAATSPALAELARLDELMARALAERERNLLQRVTGLLPRPLGRDDRVAVLVAELDLRLEPLHGLVAAWRQPAPPPAR; encoded by the coding sequence ATGGTGTCAGGGGTTCCTCTGCAGACGCGTTTCACCGGCCCGCCCTTCGTTCGCTTGATCACCCGCCTCGGCGGCCCGTCCGAGGTGCCGGCCGCGGACGCCGGGGTCGTCGAACGGCTCGGCCGCTGGCTGCACTGGACCGACGCCGTCGCCCTGTCGGCGGCGCTGGACGAGGCGCCGGCGCCGAGCGCTGCCGGTGCCTCCGCGACCACGGCCGAGGCCGAGCGCGCCGACGCCGATCTGCGGCGGCTGCGGCAGCGGCTGAAGGCCGACATCGAGGCCGCGGTCGCCGACGACGAGGGCCAGCCGGCCGACGACCTCGCGCTGCGCCACCGCAGCCTGCAGCAGGCGATGGCCGGCGCCATCGAGCCGGTGCGCGAACGGCTGCGCCGGCGGCTGGCGGCCACCTCGCCGGCGCTGGCCGAGCTGGCCCGGCTGGACGAGCTGATGGCCCGGGCGCTGGCCGAGCGCGAGCGCAACCTGCTGCAGCGCGTGACCGGCCTGCTGCCGCGGCCGCTGGGGCGCGACGACCGGGTCGCCGTGCTGGTGGCCGAACTGGACCTGCGGCTGGAGCCGCTGCACGGCCTGGTGGCCGCCTGGCGCCAACCTGCCCCACCCCCCGCCCGATGA
- a CDS encoding amidohydrolase family protein, translated as MSLAAMPAQGHVDVAEVHGRPGVHATGPARLHWRDGRLSRIEPLPSLPPAAADLIALPGLANAHDHGRGLKTLAFGARDQTLETWLAELALEPQVDPYLRAAVAFARMAEGGIVAANHCHNTQDGRALLREAEGVARAARDVGLRIAFAVPFAGRNGVVYGDLQPVLDRLPPHDHARLLQLRRPSRTLQENLDLVERIAELEGPTFQVQYGPVGPQWVDDETLAAIARASADTGRRVHMHLFETRRQRDWARAQHPQGLLRHLDALGLLSPRLTVAHAVWLDDDDCALLSERGVSLSANVSSNLRLRSGQPPWGCYAHHRLRFGLGLDGMSLDDDDDLLRELRLAWHQACTHGGEAFTPSRLFDAACADGRRTVTGDDGGGRLEAGAPADLLVLDTGRIVRDRLSPQRPTRLELVLARATRQDVRTVVVAGRTVVQDGACTGVDRPALEDALRDQARQALERHPPDAAAIDRLRVALRQHHGC; from the coding sequence GTGAGCCTGGCCGCGATGCCGGCGCAGGGCCACGTCGACGTGGCCGAGGTGCATGGCCGGCCCGGCGTGCACGCGACGGGCCCGGCACGCCTGCACTGGCGCGACGGCCGCCTGTCGCGCATCGAGCCGCTGCCGTCGCTGCCGCCCGCGGCGGCCGACCTCATCGCCTTGCCCGGCCTGGCCAACGCGCACGACCACGGCCGCGGGCTGAAGACGCTGGCCTTCGGCGCGCGCGATCAGACGCTGGAGACCTGGCTGGCCGAACTGGCGCTGGAGCCGCAGGTCGATCCGTACCTGCGCGCGGCCGTCGCCTTCGCGCGCATGGCCGAAGGCGGCATCGTCGCCGCCAACCACTGCCACAACACCCAGGACGGACGGGCGCTGCTGCGCGAGGCCGAGGGCGTCGCACGCGCCGCGCGCGACGTCGGCCTGCGCATCGCCTTCGCGGTGCCCTTCGCCGGCCGCAACGGCGTGGTCTACGGCGACCTCCAGCCGGTGCTCGACCGGCTGCCGCCGCACGACCATGCGCGGCTGCTGCAGCTGCGCCGGCCGTCGCGCACGCTGCAGGAGAACCTCGACCTGGTGGAGCGCATCGCCGAGCTCGAGGGGCCGACCTTCCAGGTGCAGTACGGTCCGGTCGGCCCGCAGTGGGTGGACGACGAGACGCTGGCCGCCATCGCGCGCGCCAGTGCCGACACCGGCCGCCGGGTCCACATGCACCTGTTCGAGACCCGCCGGCAACGCGACTGGGCGCGGGCGCAGCACCCGCAGGGGCTGCTGCGGCACCTCGACGCGCTGGGCCTGCTGTCGCCGCGGCTGACCGTGGCCCACGCCGTCTGGCTGGACGACGACGACTGCGCGCTGCTGTCCGAGCGGGGGGTCAGCCTCAGCGCCAACGTGTCGTCGAACCTGCGCCTGCGCTCGGGACAGCCGCCGTGGGGCTGTTATGCGCACCATCGGCTGCGCTTCGGCCTCGGCCTCGACGGCATGTCGCTCGACGACGACGACGACCTGCTGCGCGAGCTGCGCCTGGCCTGGCACCAGGCCTGCACGCATGGCGGCGAGGCCTTCACGCCGTCCCGGCTGTTCGACGCCGCCTGCGCCGACGGCCGCCGCACCGTCACCGGCGACGACGGCGGCGGTCGCCTGGAGGCCGGCGCGCCGGCGGACCTGCTCGTGCTCGACACCGGCCGCATCGTGCGGGACCGGCTGTCGCCGCAGCGGCCGACACGGCTGGAGCTGGTGCTGGCCCGCGCCACGCGGCAGGACGTGCGGACGGTGGTCGTCGCCGGGCGCACCGTCGTGCAGGACGGCGCCTGCACCGGCGTCGACCGGCCGGCGCTGGAGGACGCGCTGCGCGACCAGGCCCGACAGGCCCTCGAACGACACCCGCCCGACGCCGCCGCCATCGACCGGCTGCGCGTCGCCCTGAGACAGCACCACGGCTGCTGA
- a CDS encoding aromatic ring-hydroxylating dioxygenase subunit alpha, with product MTTAEQNHLMTRVGPGTPAGALLRRYWQPIALAEELDGPRPVKPVQLMGQHFVLFRDAQGRLGLLDRDCPHRGADLAFGRLEDGGLRCTFHGWLFDVEGRCLQTPAEPEGSRMHRAIRQAAYPVVQRAGVVFAYVGPGAPPAFPDFDCFVAPDSHTFAFKGLFECNWLQALEVGIDPAHASFLHRFFEDEDTSQSYGKQFRGASADSQMPITQVLREFVRPRIQVAPVDHGLRLTALRDLPDGSTHVRVTNVVFPQAFVIPMSAEMTISQWHVPVDDTHCYWVAIFTSFTGPVDKAQMRAQRLKLYELPHYTSRLNKRNDYGYDAVQQHRQTYTGMGDDINVHDQWAVESQGAIQDRTREHLGSTDIGIVAYRRLLVKAIEQARGDAPLPMRPDAAQAAHFSGPPSIDGIAGPQVEPERYWQQADRERRVGSDWARARLDGGAGA from the coding sequence ATGACCACCGCTGAACAGAACCACCTGATGACCCGCGTCGGCCCCGGCACGCCGGCCGGCGCGCTGCTGCGCCGCTACTGGCAGCCGATCGCGCTGGCCGAGGAGCTCGACGGGCCGCGGCCGGTGAAGCCGGTGCAGCTGATGGGCCAGCACTTCGTGCTGTTCCGCGACGCCCAGGGCCGCCTGGGCCTGCTCGACCGCGACTGCCCGCACCGCGGCGCCGACCTGGCCTTCGGCCGGCTGGAGGACGGCGGCCTGCGCTGCACCTTCCACGGCTGGCTGTTCGACGTCGAGGGCCGCTGCCTGCAGACCCCCGCCGAGCCCGAGGGCAGCCGCATGCACCGCGCCATCCGCCAGGCCGCCTACCCGGTGGTGCAGCGCGCAGGGGTGGTCTTCGCCTACGTCGGGCCCGGCGCACCGCCGGCCTTCCCCGACTTCGACTGCTTCGTCGCGCCCGACAGCCACACCTTCGCCTTCAAGGGCCTGTTCGAGTGCAACTGGCTGCAGGCGCTGGAGGTGGGCATCGACCCGGCGCACGCGTCCTTCCTGCACCGCTTCTTCGAGGACGAGGACACGTCGCAGAGCTACGGCAAGCAGTTCCGCGGCGCGTCGGCCGATTCGCAGATGCCGATCACGCAGGTGCTGCGCGAGTTCGTGCGGCCGCGCATCCAGGTGGCGCCGGTGGACCATGGCCTGCGGCTGACCGCGCTGCGCGACCTGCCCGACGGCAGCACGCACGTGCGGGTGACCAACGTGGTGTTCCCGCAGGCCTTCGTCATCCCGATGAGCGCGGAGATGACGATCTCGCAGTGGCATGTGCCGGTGGACGACACGCACTGCTACTGGGTGGCCATCTTCACCAGCTTCACCGGTCCGGTGGACAAGGCGCAGATGCGGGCGCAGCGGCTCAAGCTCTACGAGCTGCCGCACTACACGTCGCGTCTGAACAAGCGCAACGACTACGGCTACGACGCCGTGCAACAGCACCGCCAGACCTACACCGGCATGGGCGACGACATCAACGTGCACGACCAGTGGGCGGTGGAGTCGCAGGGTGCCATCCAGGACCGCACGCGCGAGCACCTGGGCAGCACCGACATCGGCATCGTGGCCTACCGCCGGCTGCTGGTGAAGGCGATCGAGCAGGCGCGGGGCGACGCGCCGCTGCCGATGCGACCCGACGCCGCGCAGGCGGCGCACTTCAGCGGCCCGCCGTCGATCGACGGCATCGCCGGGCCGCAGGTGGAGCCGGAGCGCTACTGGCAGCAGGCCGACCGCGAGCGCCGCGTCGGCAGCGACTGGGCGCGTGCACGGCTGGACGGCGGGGCCGGCGCATGA